From the genome of Chlorocebus sabaeus isolate Y175 chromosome 21, mChlSab1.0.hap1, whole genome shotgun sequence:
TTCACATATTGTGGTAGCTGTGATAGCCACGTGGTCCCAGGATATTACTTTAGATAACACATGTATCCTTTCAGTTACGAAgacattttctgttcttgccttaATCTCAATCTCTTTATCACTGTGGCTTCctcagagacagagtgagacagaggcTCAGTTCTCTGCCCCTAGAAGAATAACAGTGGTCGGGTTCTTCATGTCTCTATGGAAACCATGCTGGTGTAAGTGAAGCCTTTATTTTCTCATGTGTTACACAAAGCTCTCATGACAATTGGAAGGTACTCTGCGGAGGTGATGATTAATAAAACCTTCCCTTCTCAAAAGCACTTGAAGAGGCAGGAGTCTTCCTTGGCAGTTCTCAGATGGGCAGCAAAGTTCCCAGCACCATCAGTAAACTCGCCACATTGTAGAAATGGTTGCCTTTTCTGTATGAAGATTATCTAGGTTCTTACACAGCAATCATCTCTAGACACCTGGATTTCCTAACTGCCTTTGTGAGTTCTGGTCAAATATAATTTAATGtcattttcattgtttgtttgcttttaccgTCACACTTTAATATCATGCAAAAGTACATTTCTACTCTCTTAGTGCTCAAATTTTACCCACCAATAGTTTTAGATAATAGGATACTATGAGTAAAATGTGTTAATAGATATCAGCATATTATCCATCAGTATATTAATACATTAAAGCAACCAATATGTTCACGGTATTTTGACTGGTAGTTCTTTTTAAAGTTGAAGAAATATCTGTGTGCAAGTGACTCTGGTAAATGTTTCACATTAACAAAAAAGACCAGCActttctttctttagaaattgTTTTTTCGTATAATTactatttcttccatttttggaAAGACATGAGGtctctatgtttcccaggctgatttcgaacttcTGGGTTCCagcgaacctcctgcctcagcctcccaaagtgcttagattacaggcatgagccaccaagcatAGCCcagcactttatttttaaaaaggcttaaaGTGTGACATACAGAAGCTCGTCAGGTTAACAAGTGTACAGATGCTTGTTTACTTATTATACACAATCTTATGAGGCCACACAATCTGAGCAATGATTAGGAGCTCGAAGTTTAGATCCAATCTCAGGACAAcatgaaataaatgagaagaaatcaataaataactgcaaattattttattttcttcagcatAAGCATGACACTTATCCTTGGAATGGTGGTAGGAAAAGTCCAATGCAAATGAAATACTTTTTAGTTCGTTTTGCAGGATTAAATTTATAATCTTATGGACACTTAAATGGAGGATTATTGTTCATCCTTGCTATCTCCAAGacaatataattttacattacaaatgagaataaaatttaagcaaaaatGACAATATCATGCTTATGCTAACATTTTAATTGTGGGATCAAGGAAGCCTAAGTTCAATCAGAGAATTCAGAGACTGTTTCTGCAGCATTCCTCATAAATTCATCTAACTATTGCCTATCGCCTGCATAGACAATGCTTAAAACTATGTATTCTAGAGGGTTTATCAATAGTAAGCCCAAATCCAACAAAAGTTAGTGATTCTGTTTTCGTGTTTAGATAATGACACAGTGCAAATCTATTCAGTCATTCACATAAAAGCTCATCTAAATATTGTGGaaaactaaataacaaaaaattagattCTGGGCTAAAAAATAAGTCTTAACACTTGGATATGAAAAGATTTTGTGAGATATTTGCTGTAGAGGTGATGATCAGTGCAAGAGTGGAAAGTGTAAGAGGTGAATGACCACTGGTGTATTTGGCTGATGGTTGTCTAACCTTAGTACAGCCTGCCCTTAATTAAACCTTCCACTTTAAGATTAAACTTAATGCGGTTTGAAGGCTTTGACATGTGTATCAGTCAGTGTTCATTGTTTCTGAAACACAGTAGAGAAAAACTCTGAATAATAGGaccaaggaaaagaagaatttatTCAAAGGATATGAGATAGTTCACTAGATCCAACAAAAACTGTGTATTAGATTAACATGTGATATTCATCCCTGAGAGGCCtgagccatttaaaaataataataagaagaacaaaagaatatattaatatgtgacatgtttattttgaaattttagccttaattaaaaagttaacataataaaaaagaaacctatgtatgtgtgtgcgtgcattttttttttcctttctttttttttttggagccggagtctcgctctgtcccccaggctggagtgcagtagtgcgatcttggctcactgcaagccccacctcccgggatcaagcaattctcctgcctcagcctcccgcgtagctgggactacaggtgcaactgccgcacccagctaattttttgtatttttagtagaaatggggtttcaccgtcttgtcagtggtggtcttgaactcctgagctcaggcaatacgcccgcctcggcctcccaaagtgctgagattacaggtgtgagccactgtacccggcctgcatatattttttaaacatttcttttagcGTTACCAAATGGTCTTTaagcattcatttaaaaacacaaaaactcacTGCAGCTGCCTGTGAACCCTTTTCTAATTCACCAAAGAGTGCTGCACAAGTTAAAATGAATCTGTTTTTAAACACTTCTCCTAAACGTGAGCATTAACTTGATTTCCTCTGTCATAGGGATATGGGAGACAATCTAACATCCATCACAGAATTCCTCCTGCTGGGATTTCCCGTTGGCCGAAGGATTCAGATGCTCCTCTTTGGGCTCTTCTCCCTGTTCTATGTCTTCACCCTGCTGGGGAACAGGACTATCCTGGGGCTCATCTCACTGGACTCCAGACTGCACAcccccatgtacttcttcctctCACACCTGGCGGTCGTCGACATCGCCTACGCCTGCAACACAGTGCCCCAGATGCTGGTGAACCTGCTGCATCCAGCCAAGCCCATCTCCTTTGCGGGCTGCATGACGCAGGCCTTTCTCTTTTCCACTTTTGCTATCACAGAATGTCTCCTCCTGGTGGTGATGTCCTATGATCGGTACGTGGCCATTTGCCACCCCCTCCGATATTTGGCCATCATGACCTGGGAGTCTGTATCACCCTAGCGGCGACTTCCTGGGCCATTGGAGTCGTTTTATCCTTGATTCATCTTGTGTTACTTCTACCTTTACCCTTCTGTAGGCCCCAGAAAATTAATCACTTTTTTTGTGAAATCTTGGCTGTTCTCAAACTTGCCTGTGCCGATACCCACATCAATGAGAACATGGTCTTGGCCGGAGCAATTTCTGGGCTGGTGGGACCCTTGTCCACAACTGTAGTTTCATATATGTGCATCCTCTGTGCTATCCTTCAGATCCAATCAAGGGAAGGTCAGAGGAAAGCCTTCTCCACCTGCTTCTCCCACCTCTGTGTGGTTGGACTGTTTTATGGCACAGCCATTATCATGTATGTTGGACCCAGATATGGGAACCCCAAGGAGCAGAAGAAATATCTCCTGCTGTTTCACAGCCTCTTCAACCCCATGCTCAATCCCCTTATCTATAGTCTTAGGAACTCAGAAGTGAAGAATACTTTGAAGAGAGTGCTGGGAGTAGAAAGGGCTTTATGAAGAGGATTATGGCATTGTGATTGACAGTGACGTAGGAAGTTAGTTACATCGTTGGGCAGTTCTTAACCCAACTCTGTACTTGCGTGACCTCTGCCCTCAGTGGACATGAGAAGTATCTgagacatttatttaaaacagagCTATCTCCTGCCCTATCTTTAAATGACTGATTCAGCAGATGTGGGATGAGTTCTAGAAATTTATCTCTTCAAATTGTGCCGCAGCTTCTCCATACGGGGACAATACCCCTTACAATATCCCTTACAATAACCATCTTAGTTTTTGATCCAGTCCCATAGCTCCCAGAATGTCTTCCTCAAAACACTGGTCCCTtcagagaactttaaaaataagttctgTGGTCAAGTAAGTTTGAGACTTATTTCCCATAAGATGCCTCTGTCTAGGGATCACAATTCATATTAGCACAGGGAATGCTGTAAAAACTTCTCTAGGAAAGAATAATTCTATTCCAGCTTTAAGCCAGTGTTTTCTAATCTTATGTGAGCACATAAAATTTCCTTTGTAATACTTAGTAAGAGTTTCCTGGAACAGGAGATCCTGATATTAATGGACTCATTGTGAATACTTCCTACAGCCCACTTCCAGggcagaatgatttttttttccttgcaaagtGAGCCTCTAAAGAGATGTAGGTCTGAGCATTAGGCCTCGATCAGTCTGTAAAAATCTAGGCTCTGTTTGGATACAGATCGTgagggaccctgtctctattgttCAACGGTGGAtcatctaaagaaaataaatcgaACCCTGTCCTTCATCATGGATCAGCATTCCTAGTATAGAAGCTTCAGGAGGTGACCTCATTCAACCTCACAATTTCtaagtttgaaatttaaaaaagtataattcaGTATACATCTTCCTGTATTTGCCACTGAATGAAATCAATCTAATTTTTCTAACTCAGGGTTTTCAAGATAAACccaaatttctcaaaaaagaaaaatgtagaaagatttcaaaatcCACCACCTACACACTTAAAAGTCTAGCAGCTTTCTATGCCATGGGAAACATGTCATTTTGAGATGATGTTTTTTCTAGGTTTAAGTTTGgtcttaaacatttatatttaatttcttattgTCTTAGTTCGATGAATTTACTTTTATATCTTAAAATAGCTTTTTACATAATAACTGAGTGTCATATCATGTTAGATATAAAACTATGTCCCAAAACTATTTTatactggttttttgtttgtttgtttgtttgttttggtttggtttggtttgagaaggagtcttgctctatagcccaggctggagtgcagtggtgcgatctcggctcactgtaacctctgtctcccaggttcaagcaattctcctgtatcagtctcctgagtagctgggactacaggggcgtgaAACCATGcatagctaaattttgtatttttaatagagacagggtttcaccatgttggccaggctggtctcaaactcctgacctcagctgattcacccgcctcggcctcccaaaatgctgggattacagacatgagccatcctTCGgcctattttatactttttatagtatttatatagtataaaaatagttttaaaactatACTATGGTATACTTTTCATAAAATAGGTTAAAAAGGAGACTATAGCATAATTTTTATACTATATaccatattatatttttataactgttgtttccatttgctaataactttttcttttgtatgtcAGTTTcctgatttatatattttctgcagGTCACCtgcaacataaaaagaaaaagaaaagctgtaatATTGATGGGTGGCCTACTGTGCAACAAGATTTCCATATAGTGTTTTTGGTGTCCTTATATGTATGTTTCTTCTCGCAGTGGATGTGTAGTCAGAGCAAAGATGGGTATCCTCCCAAACCTTAATAACTGTGCCAGATTGTCCTCTGAGTTTATTCTAAACCTTAGGAAGTCAGAGACCACACTATGGAACTAACTTCTTTCTAAATTGCATGACTGGCTGATAGGAgatttccaaataacattttgacTGCCTCACATCCAGTAAAAGAACTcagcaaaatacaaataaatatgacAATATCTTAGACAAGAAATCGTCTCATCCCACAAGAGGCAGGAAACTGCTAGAGGAAGCTACCTTGGAGAGgattctttcctcccctcccaaGAAGAGCTGAACTCAAAATCTCTCCATTTCATAATAGACATTAGAGAAAACATTTCCAGCAGTGGATTTGCACTGGTGTTTTGTCCCCTAGAAAAACATTTCCTTCGGGTAGGTTCTAATAAGCCCCATTGGGACATTTTGGATTTCCTTGTCTGCTCCCTGCCTCTCTAACCTTAGAGGGCCACTTGGAATCAACTCATATTTCAAGTCTGCTCTTCCCATTTCTGCTGCCACACAAGGAACCCAGATTACATCAGAGAGAAGCTGAGCTCCAGAGGTTCACACTAGGAGCTTATTCATTGCCACACTGTTCCTGCTTCCTGACAGGTTCACTTGAACCATCTGGAGATTGGGGAACAAGAGCAATGTGGGTATTCATGAAATTCAAATAATGCCAAGCATTCCGGGATGGTAATGAGAGATGTTGTCTCAGAGGTGTGCTCTGTGGCTGTCTGGGTTTCTTAATTGTGCATCCTGCTGGGGTTgagaacagaaatagaaaatgacaaTTGTCTTGCCTCTCCTTCCCTGAGGAGGTGAGCATGCAGGAGGTTTCATAGCCCAGTCCCTACAGAGAGCCCTGAACTGCCAACCAGACTGAGCCCATCAGAGAATAACACCTCCTTTGCTGAGGATTCTCATACATTTTCAAtcagaaacagaagcaaagaTTCTGCAGCTCCCACTGAAACTCCCAGAAACCTTCAGGTGCTTCACCCTTCTGAGATCCTTGAGTCCAAATGTGGGAGCTAATCAGATTGCCTTTCTTTACTTTACCATGAATTCCTCTTAGACATGTTGTAGCTCCTAAGCTTTGGTTAACTCTCACTCTGTTACTGATGCTTTTTATTAAGTATTGAGAAGGGaagtaaattatttcttttacgGCTAAACATATATGCTCATCATTCATACTATATATTAATGGTTCCAGGGAAAAAACAGATGCACATTTGATCTGCAAATTATGTAAAAGTGTTTAGGACTTGGCTATATATGTTTCTTTGGTGGAGAAATATCTATGTGATAGAGATTTATTTGGGAAAGATGACACTCACAAAAGAAGTCAGAAATTGCTGTTTCCTAGATTTCgctaaaatgtatgaaataatttTCCCAGCCAAAGGAAAGTATAGCACAGTATATTATGGAGGGATGTTACATCTCAGGAAAATTAATACATGTCAGCTGTTTTATGCATTTAATTATTGTCAGTACAGTCACAATACATGCTAATCTATGAGAATATATTTAGTGCACTGAATATAAATCCAAATGATGCTAAATCAGTGTCTTATCTTAAATTGAGCATGGCACTAAAGAGGGCATAAGGCACCTGGAATgtactaaataaatatgtataaatattagaTTTTCCATTGACTGGAGAAGTTTTTGTGGTACACATGGAAAGAGTACAGAAAAAGAACTGAGGTGAGAAGGGTGGTGTAACAAAGTAGGAAAATGATGTAATAATTAATAATaccttaagttttctttttataggatttttgtttaatgtatacttttttatttatttctgcttttcctcCCAAGGCACATCTTCACAATGAAATCTTCACAAGCTCAGAACCATCAACTTGCTACACTGTGCTCCTCCAGTGCCCAGTTCACAGGAAACACTCAAGAGTAGGATCAATTGTTATCAGCCTTTACCAGATTATTGAATAGACAGTAGTTACATGAAACTGACACTCAGTTCTTCATGGCCCACGATAGTTCTTATATCCAGAAAACTTACTTAGATTATCAACTATGACTCCATAAGACAACTTTGCGAAGTCTCGGCTCATAACTATGTAAGCAATAAGATAAGTCAGTTTTCATTTCTCGCTTGTTACTTACAAGTAAATAGCCCTGCAGCTCAGATGAGCTACAGATTAACTATAGGTAATCACTTTAGCGATTCTGCTTTACCCATGCCCAAAATGTTAGAAAAGAACCTGACAGATCATTAAATTTtgagatttgctttttaaaatgcggGTTCCATAAAGTTATGTTGTTTTGCTTATATATAAAGAAGCAAATGCCTTCTtagatatttactttaaaattctagTTTCCTTACCATGTATTAACCAGATaatctgtcattttttaaattctgaaattgtACATATATAATGTACATCTCTATGCCTGAAAGCTACATTTGGAATTAGAAGGTGTGTCAAGGTAGAGCAAAATCACCCAGTCCATTCCTTCCAACCCCCTAGAAATCTACTCTGTTTGGTTTCCTCTTGATGGTCTTTAATTAACATTAAGTATGTCACATAGgtatcaaataaaatttaaaaaaagataaaagagaagtGATTCAAAATTCAAGTGTTTAAACACTTTATAAATCCTCCCGTTGTTcttgacacatttttaaaatttcattttaattcagatCATTAGGGATGAAATTCTTGTGAACtgtagcattttctttcttttgggaggAAGGGGCTAAACTTGGCATAATTATATGAGACTATACTATAAAAGAAACCAGATCTAATATAAGGACATCAATACTTAGTTATTAATTCATTtgcttatatttatgtatatgtcaTTTGACAAATGTGTATTAATATACACAATTAAAgggatataaaaatgaacatgccccctccatttctttaaaagaaatcaagACTGAATCAAACAGGATTGCTGTTCTGAAAGAATATGCAGACTATCAGGTaccttattttccttcttttacacCTGTCTTTCAGTTGGCTTCAAAAAATCATGGTTTttacagtgtttcttttttcctttatgtctttcttttgagggaaatgaaaaattgagaaaggaaattattattttataagtggGTAGGTTTGTATACATCTTTCAcagtcaaatatttttctatgccttatgagtttaaaaaataaatttagaaagtttgataaacatgtgaattttttattttatgttattttatgagACGAGGGcttgctatgttatccaggctgtcctggaactcctgggctcaagctatcctcctgcttcagcctcccaagtagctggaactacaggtgcatgtgaTGGCGCCTACTGAGAAATTTTTACTATCAACCTAAAATTTAGTAAGTTCTGGTCACATGTGAGGaatgtttaatatattatttagattatttttgtGTCAAGGTAACTTGATCACCTATCAATAATGCTTATAAGAAAACAGATATCTCATCTGTTGCTGTTAGAAAGGATCTGTCTCTTTCCGCAATTCTTGCTTCAATGAGGTTTCCTTGACCCAGAGTCTGGTCCTCACATTTTAGATTCAGCTTTAGGAATTTTGTTCAGGAACTGCATCACACTACCCAAAATCCAAAGAGGAAAATGCATAAGCCAGAATACCTAAATATTCGTTTATTTAAACTTCAAAATGTGACTGCAAAAGGAGCCAAGAACTTTACTACTCAACACATTTCTTCTTTGTAGAAATAACTGCTCAAGAAGATAAATTATTACC
Proteins encoded in this window:
- the OR2A7 gene encoding LOW QUALITY PROTEIN: olfactory receptor 2A7 (The sequence of the model RefSeq protein was modified relative to this genomic sequence to represent the inferred CDS: inserted 1 base in 1 codon), which translates into the protein MGDNLTSITEFLLLGFPVGRRIQMLLFGLFSLFYVFTLLGNRTILGLISLDSRLHTPMYFFLSHLAVVDIAYACNTVPQMLVNLLHPAKPISFAGCMTQAFLFSTFAITECLLLVVMSYDRYVAICHPLRYLAIMTWXVCITLAATSWAIGVVLSLIHLVLLLPLPFCRPQKINHFFCEILAVLKLACADTHINENMVLAGAISGLVGPLSTTVVSYMCILCAILQIQSREGQRKAFSTCFSHLCVVGLFYGTAIIMYVGPRYGNPKEQKKYLLLFHSLFNPMLNPLIYSLRNSEVKNTLKRVLGVERAL